Proteins encoded by one window of Dioscorea cayenensis subsp. rotundata cultivar TDr96_F1 chromosome 6, TDr96_F1_v2_PseudoChromosome.rev07_lg8_w22 25.fasta, whole genome shotgun sequence:
- the LOC120263599 gene encoding uncharacterized protein LOC120263599, translated as MVMDFLVDHAQSAFLKGRCIPDNIAMAEEAIFSIHKKRLMGHILKVDFAKAFDSVDWDFLLELLKARGIGPKWLRWISMILCFSKATILINGSPNGYVRYQRGLRQGDPLSPLLFVLVSDVLCTMFDNALNSKILIGVPLGEHGSICNLHYADDLLVMTVGGAEDLRVIKLILLVFEGLSGLETNFSKTCLYTTNMHHLSKASEAKTVNCEVGLLLVTYLGIPISGRRPRKQDWESLIAKVRGRLSSWKSSYLSIGSQLTLVNSVLSTLPTYWMSLFRLPKWVIKAIDRIRRDFLWSGPDIDHPGCRLVAWKNICRAKEQGGWGILDLSTFNLALLGVSRCLPAFRGCVLVQVNSGYESLLWKDRWFNGLAPINIWPEEFLVSTMPHGTVRELALLLERLSFVNEPEVVQIRSRLNVVSMGYSDLKVWGLMANGAFSVKSFYGLLNEGGLRCPMANTFWKGPCPKKINIFNWLACKNKILSLENLAKRRCNRLPTDTCVLCHADVESVDHLFLRCQFSWESVWRSALRPAVRVFGDLFVKAYVWSIWITRNDYIFADKHHSPCDALMKTAHMLLSWYSAAPEGVKGKIADPISAIRSSLEFAGPRSQWVVDTPMLEVDQTGGEE; from the exons ATGGTGATGGATTTCTTGGTGGACCATGCGCAATCTGCTTTTCTTAAAGGGAGGTGTATTCCGGATAACATTGCTATGGCAGAGGAGGCTATTTTCAGTATccataaaaaaagattaatggGTCATATTCTCAAGGTGGACTTTGCTAAAGCTTTTGATTCGGTTGATTGGGACTTCTTGTTGGAGCTCCTTAAGGCCCGGGGCATTGGACCCAAATGGTTAAGATGGATCTCTATGATCCTCTGTTTTTCGAAGGCCACGATTCTGATCAATGGTTCCCCTAATGGTTACGTGAGATATCAAAGAGGTttgagacaaggtgatcctctgTCACCGTTGCTTTTTGTGCTGGTCTCAGATGTGTTATGCACCATGTTTGATAATGCGTTGAATTCTAAAATTCTGATTGGTGTGCCACTTGGTGAGCATGGAAGCATTTGTAATTTACATTATGCGGACGATCTACTAGTGATGACAGTGGGTGGGGCTGAGGATCTCAGAGTGATCAAGCTGATCCTTCTGGTTTTTGAAGGGCTCTCCGGCCTGGAAACCaatttctccaaaacgtgtCTCTATACCACCAACATGCATCACCTTTCTAAAGCTAGTGAGGCTAAAACGGTTAATTGCGAGGTAGGCCTGCTCCTTGTTACCTACCTGGGCATTCCCATCTCGGGTAGGAGACCTCGTAAACAGGATTGGGAGAGTTTGATTGCTAAAGTCAGAGGGCgattgtcttcttggaaatcttCCTACCTGTCGATCGGTAGCCAGCTCACCCTTGTCAACTCAGTGTTATCAACGTTACCGACGTACTGGATGTCCCTGTTTAGGTTACCTAAGTGGGTAATCAAAGCAATTGACAGGATTAGAAGAGATTTCCTTTGGTCTGGCCCTGACATTGATCATCCTGGGTGTAGGCTTGTGGCTTGGAAGAACATTTGCCGGGCGAAGGAACAAGGGGGGTGGGGGATTTTGGATCTTTCTACATTTAATCTTGCCCTGCTGG GTGTTTCCCGTTGTCTCCCCGCTTTTAGGGGATGTGTTTTGGTCCAAGTAAATTCCGGTTATGAATCGCTATTATGGAAGGACAGATGGTTCAATGGCCTTGCGCCAATTAACATTTGGCCAGAAGAATTCCTTGTGTCTACTATGCCTCACGGGACGGTGCGGGAGTTGGCTTTGTTACTGGAGAGGCTGTCGTTCGTGAATGAGCCGGAAGTTGTGCAAATCCGGTCTAGACTGAACGTCGTGTCAATGGGGTATAGTGATCTAAAGGTGTGGGGTTTGATGGCTAATGGCGCCTTCTCGGTTAAGTCTTTCTACGGTCTTTTGAACGAGGGAGGTCTCAGATGCCCCATGGCTAACACCTTTTGGAAAGGTCCCTGCCCAAAgaagattaatatttttaactgGCTTGCCTGCAAGAACAAGATTCTCTCCcttgaaaatcttgctaagcgCCGCTGCAATAGGCTGCCGACTGACACATGTGTGCTCTGCCATGCTGACGTCGAATCTGTGGATCATCTTTTCTTAAGGTGTCAGTTCTCTTGGGAG AGCGTCTGGAGGTCTGCCTTACGGCCTGCGGTTAGGGTGTTTGGGGATTTGTTTGTTAAAGCTTATGTGTGGTCGATTTGGATTACGCGGAATGATTATATTTTTGCTGATAAACATCATAGTCCTTGTGATGCTTTGATGAAGACTGCTCATATGTTATTATCTTGGTACTCTGCAGCTCCTGAAGGTGTGAAAGGGAAGATCGCTGACCCTATCTCCGCTATCAGAAGCAGCTTAGAGTTTGCTGGACCTCGGTCCCAGTGGGTGGTGGACACCCCCATGCTTGAGGTTGATCAGACCGGCGGGGAGGAGTAG
- the LOC120263027 gene encoding jasmonate O-methyltransferase-like, producing MKAEQVLHMNSGDDDKSYAQNSTIQNVRLSMTRSVRQSAIMEAYKSTSFPKTMSIGDLGCSLGPNTLLVASDAIDAVEIVHKELNQPLPEIHIQLNDLPGNDFNGLINSLEGFKKTHRCFISVVPGSFYGRLFPSHSLHFIHSSSSLNWLSQVPLDLQNEENVKINRGKLCISKTSPPCVLEAYSKQFQRDFSLFLKCRGEELVPGGCMVLTLLSRSTSENSDPSSLGIGLQWEILAQALVDMASEGIVDEKKIDLCNAPFYVPSLEEMKHAIETEGSFSIKSIESFDVTYNGTKVEDTVTTALKLSINAQQMAKMIRAVTESILVSHFGEEIIDELFVRYSYLLEDYYSKNMHGCTTAVVFMKRNVP from the exons ATGAAAGCTGAGCAAGTTCTTCACATGAATAGTGGCGACGATGATAAGAGCTATGCTCAGAACTCCACCATCCAA AATGTGAGATTGTCAATGACACGGTCAGTGAGGCAAAGTGCAATCATGGAAGCCTACAAAAGCACATCCTTCCCTAAGACCATGAGCATTGGAGACTTGGGCTGTTCTTTAGGACCTAACACTCTGCTTGTGGCCTCTGATGCCATTGATGCAGTGGAGATAGTGCACAAAGAGCTCAACCAACCATTACCAGAGATTCATATACAATTGAATGACCTACCAGGGAATGACTTCAATGGCCTCATCAACTCACTGGAAGGCTTCAAGAAGACTCACCGTTGTTTCATATCAGTGGTTCCTGGTTCATTCTATGGCCGCTTGTTTCCCAGCCACAGCTTGCACTTCATTCACTCTTCCTCAAGTCTTAACTGGCTTTCTCAG GTTCCTCTGGATCTTCAAAATGAAGAGAATGTGAAGATAAACAGAGGAAAGCTATGCATTTCAAAAACAAGTCCCCCTTGTGTTTTAGAAGCATATAGTAAGCAGTTTCAAAGAGATTTCTCATTATTTCTCAAGTGCCGTGGTGAAGAACTAGTTCCTGGTGGTTGCATGGTCTTGACACTTCTGAGCAGGAGTACTAGTGAGAATTCAGATCCCTCCAGTCTGGGGATCGGCCTCCAATGGGAGATTTTGGCACAGGCCCTCGTAGACATGGCCTctgag GGCATTGTGGATGAGAAGAAGATAGATTTATGCAATGCACCATTCTATGTACCATCTTTAGAGGAAATGAAGCATGCCATAGAGACTGAAGGATCCTTCTCCATTAAAAGCATTGAGAGTTTTGATGTAACATATAATGGAACTAAGGTAGAAGACACTGTGACCACGGCACTGAAACTAAGTATCAACGCTCAGCAGATGGCTAAGATGATAAGGGCAGTCACTGAATCCATACTAGTGAGTCACTTTGGAGAAGAAATAATTGATGAAttgtttgtgagatatagctaTTTGCTGGAAGATTACTACTCCAAGAACATGCATGGATGTACCACTGCAGTTGTATTTATGAAAAGGAACGTTCCATAG
- the LOC120263602 gene encoding pectinesterase/pectinesterase inhibitor PPE8B-like — MDFVSGFPRTHKGTDNVWVVVDRLTKSAHFLAVKTGMSLEKLAEMYIDQIVRLHGVPVSIVSDRDTSISPTNCGQSERTIQILEDMLRACMLDFGSSWDRHLSLIEFAYNNSYQASIQMAPYEALYGRRCRSPICWDDVGERRLLGPEIVQMKVEKVRLIRDHLRAAQSRQKSYADNRRRSLEFEVGDHVFLRVAPTKGVIRFSVRGKLSPRFIGPFEILERIGEVAYRLALPPALSHVHNVFHVSMLKKFIANPDHVIQFSDFELNNDMTYEERPVKIVDFKEQALRRRIIPYVKRPSNQNVPRHHLSSPSIAFTTNLRSTIEQVQKLIRLLSPFSSTLGGGDLRLTSAVADCLDLLDLSSDQLSLSLSPSGGTGNRIYDVRSWLSAALGNQDTCHESLSGTKGIVIALVSTGLNTVSSQIASSLREVSSMSGSKNTGHRRLLQSETSSGFPEWVRAGDRRLLQTATPKADAIVAQDGSGNFKTVMEAVEAAPTESEKRYVIYVKKGLYQENVEIKKKKWNLMMFGDGMGQTVISGNRNFVDGWTTFRTATFAVSGKGFIGRDITFENTAGAQKHQAVAFRSDSDLSVCYRCSMEGYQDTLYAHSLRQFYRECHVSGTVDFIFGNAAAVFQKCQIEARSGLPNQKNSVTAQGRKDPNQNTGFTLQFCNVSAGANLTIQTPTYLGRPWKQYSRTVIMQTYLGSIIRPEGWLPWQGDFALDTLYYAEYMNSGPGAGLANRVKWTGYHALSDPNQVVNFTVGQFIEGNMWLPSTGVTFTAGLME; from the exons ATGGATTTTGTGTCTGGTTTTCCTAGAACCCACAAGGGTACTGATAATGTGTGGGTAGTGGTTGACAGATTAACCAAGTCCGCACATTTCTTGGCTGTGAAGACTGGCATGTCTTTGGAGAAACTAGCAGAGATGTACATTGACCAAATTGTGAGACTGCATGGTGTTCCCGTGTCAATCGTGTCAGATCGGGACACCAG CATTTCACCCACAAACTGTGGGCAGTCTGAGAGGACGATTCAGATTTTGGAGGATATGCTTCGAGCTTGTATGCTGGATTTTGGGAGTTCATGGGATCGACACTTGTCTTTGATTGAGTTTGCTTATAACAATAGCTATCAGGCAAGTATTCAGATGGCTCCCTATGAGGCACTTTATGGCAGAAGATGTAGATCACCTATTTGCTGGGATGACGTGGGAGAGAGAAGATTGTTAGGGCCAGAGATTGTGCAAATGAAAGTGGAGAAAGTCCGATTAATCAGAGATCATTTGCGAGCGGCTCAGAGTAGACAGAAGAGTTATGCTGATAACAGGAGAAGAAGTTTAGAATTTGAAGTGGGAGATCATGTATTCTTGAGGGTCGCTCCAACCAAAGGAGTAATTCGTTTCAGCGTTAGAGGGAAGCTCAGTCCTCGATTTATTGGCCCATTTGAAATTTTAGAGCGCATTGGTGAAGTGGCATACCGGCTTGCGCTACCGCCAGCTCTTTCCCATGTGCATAATGTGTTCCACGTTTCTATGTTGAAAAAGTTCATCGCAAATCCTGATCATGTAATACAGTTTTCAGACTTTGAACTCAACAATGATATGACATATGAGGAGCGTCCTGTGAAGATCGTGGACTTCAAAGAGCAAGCTTTAAGAAGACGGATCATTCCTTATGTAAAG CGTCCTTCCAACCAGAATGTGCCACGTCATCATCTTTCATCCCCATCCATAGCCTTCACCACTAACCTCCGATCCACCATCGAACAAGTCCAAAAGCTCATCAGGTTACTCTCGCCCTTCTCCTCCACACTTGGCGGTGGCGACCTCCGTCTCACCTCCGCCGTCGCCGACTGCCTCGACCTCCTCGATCTATCCTCCGACCAGCTCTCACTCTCCCTCTCCCCCTCAGGGGGCACCGGAAACCGCATCTACGACGTCCGATCCTGGCTCTCGGCGGCACTGGGTAACCAGGACACGTGTCATGAGAGCCTTTCCGGCACGAAAGGCATCGTCATCGCCCTGGTTTCCACTGGCCTCAACACTGTCTCCTCGCAGATAGCCTCCAGTCTCCGCGAGGTCTCCTCCATGTCCGGATCTAAAAATACCGGCCACCGGCGGTTGCTCCAGTCGGAAACTTCGTCCGGTTTCCCGGAGTGGGTGAGGGCCGGTGATCGAAGACTCTTGCAAACGGCGACACCGAAGGCGGATGCGATCGTCGCACAAGACGGTAGTGGGAACTTCAAGACGGTGATGGAGGCGGTGGAGGCGGCGCCGACGGAGAGCGAGAAGAGGTACGTCATATACGTGAAGAAGGGGTTGTACCAGGAGAACGTggagataaagaagaagaagtggaacCTGATGATGTTCGGTGACGGAATGGGCCAGACGGTTATCTCCGGCAACCGGAACTTCGTTGATGGTTGGACCACCTTCCGCACAGCTACCTTCG CGGTGTCTGGTAAGGGGTTTATCGGCAGGGACATCACCTTTGAAAACACAGCAGGGGCACAGAAGCACCAAGCAGTGGCATTCCGATCGGATTCTGACCTGTCGGTTTGCTACCGTTGTTCAATGGAGGGTTACCAAGACACACTCTATGCTCACTCTCTCCGTCAATTCTACCGTGAATGCCATGTCTCAGGCACAGTGGATTTCATATTCGGCAACGCCGCCGCAGTGTTTCAAAAGTGCCAGATCGAAGCCCGCAGTGGTCTCCCGAATCAGAAGAACTCAGTGACAGCACAAGGCCGGAAGGACCCCAATCAGAATACCGGATTCACGTTGCAGTTTTGTAATGTTTCCGCCGGTGCTAATCTCACCATCCAAACCCCCACGTATCTCGGCAGGCCTTGGAAACAGTACTCAAGGACTGTGATCATGCAGACATACCTGGGGAGCATAATAAGGCCGGAAGGGTGGCTGCCATGGCAGGGAGATTTTGCATTGGATACATTATACTATGCTGAGTACATGAACTCTGGGCCTGGAGCTGGGTTGGCCAATCGAGTCAAATGGACAGGCTACCATGCTCTCAGTGATCCCAACCAAGTTGTCAACTTCACTGTTGGACAGTTTATAGAAGGTAATATGTGGTTGCCGTCCACCGGGGTCACTTTTACTGCCGGATTGATGGAATAA